One stretch of Eupeodes corollae chromosome 2, idEupCoro1.1, whole genome shotgun sequence DNA includes these proteins:
- the LOC129945632 gene encoding sodium-dependent neutral amino acid transporter B(0)AT3 has product MANTAQLLRRQSSRDIPLKTQKSIDNLELRELRGRLVKNEHGHGHSSHPPLYGATNQAFISDIILDEPEPDETDNYAAKPPAAVVVDDIVQEKGEDERESWDNKVMFLLATIGYAVGLGNVWRFPYLAQKNGGGAFLVPYFIMLCIQGIPMFYLELAIGQRLRKGAIGVWSQVSPYLAGIGISSAVVSYIVALYYNTIIAWCLIYLLHSFESPLPWAECPTRLYSNYTYDHEPECVASSPTQYYWYRSTLQCSESVNEPESFNYAMAIALLVSWFLVYICMVQGITSSGKIVYMTAIFPYVVLIIFFFRGITLKGASDGVKHLFTPRWETLLDPVVWLEAGTQIFFSLGLAFGGLIAFSSYNPANNNCYRDAILVSLTNCGTSMFAGVVVFSIIGFKAHATFDRCTEERLHILSNNKTNVELPECDLQKELANSASGTGLAFIIFTEAINQFPGAQIWAVLFFLMLFTLGIDSQFGTLEGVVTSLVDMKLFPNLSKEYIIGVLCTSCCMISMCFANGAGSYIFQLMDSFAGNFPLLIIALSECLSISYIYGVRRFSDDIEMMTGSRPSLYWMLCWKYISPIAMISILAASFFQLITNGSSYPAWIGALGATEQMEWPHWCIVVALCLIMSSILWIPLVAICRLCGVKIVEDTDPSWFPSEELREVHGIVPHEPTDIERSIFCFNMDGTEGMCCPKYGLPEKALEEEE; this is encoded by the exons GAACTTCGAGGACGTTTAGTAAAAAATGAACACGGCCATGGTCATTCTAGCCATCCACCACTATATGGTGCAACGAATCAAGCATTCATATCAGATATTATTCTGGATGAACCAGAACCTGATGAGACGGATAATTATGCAGCAAAGCCTCCTGCAGCTGTCGTCGTCGATGATATCGTTCAAGAAAAAGGCGAGGATGAAAGAGAAAGTTGGGACAATAAAGTAATGTTCCTCCTAGCTACTATAGG CTATGCGGTTGGTCTAGGCAATGTATGGAGATTCCCATATCTGGCACAAAAGAACGGCGGTGGAGCATTTCTGGTACCATATTTTATCATGTTGTGTATTCAAGGAATACCTATGTTTTACCTGGAACTTGCCATTGGACAAAGACTGCGTAAAGGTGCTATCGGTGTCTGGAGTCAA GTATCTCCATATTTGGCTGGAATTGGTATCTCATCGGCTGTTGTAAGCTACATTGTAGCATTGTATTACAACACGATTATAGCGTGGTGTTTAATTTACCTTTTACATAGCTTCGAATCGCCTTTACCTTGGGCTGAATGTCCAACTCGACTGTATAGCAATTATACTTATGATCATGAGCCGGAATGTGTG gcGTCATCACCTACGCAGTACTATTGGTATCGTTCAACTTTACAATGTTCGGAGAGTGTCAATGAGCCTGAAAGTTTTAACTATGCTATGGCTATAGCATTATTGGTCTCGTGGTTCTTGGTGTATATTTGTATGGTGCAGGGTATAACATCTTCTGGAAAAATCGTCTACATGACTGCAATTTTTCCCTATGTAGTGttgattattttcttcttccgtGGAATTACTCTAAAAG GTGCATCAGACGGTGTTAAACATCTTTTCACACCACGCTGGGAGACGCTTTTAGATCCAGTTGTTTGGCTAGAAGCTGGCACACAAATATTCTTCTCCCTTGGTCTAGCATTTGGCGGCTTAATTGCATTCAGTTCCTATAATCCAGCAAATAATAATTGCTATCGAGATGCTATACTTGTGTCACTTACCAATTGTGGTACTTCCATGTTTGCCGGCGTTGTTGTATTTTCGATTATTGGTTTCAAGGCGCATGCAACTTTTGATCGTTGTACAGAAGAAAGACTTCATATCCTTtccaataataaaacaaatgtcgAATTACCAGAATGTGATTTGCAAAAGGAACTTGCCAAT AGTGCTTCCGGTACAGGTTTAGCATTTATCATCTTCACCGAAGCTATAAATCAATTTCCTGGAGCACAAATTTGGGCCGTATTATTTTTCCTTATGTTATTTACGCTAGGAATTGATTCACAATTTGGAACCCTAGAGGGCGTTGTTACGTCGCTAGTTGACATGAAACTATTTCCAAATCTCTCTAAGGAGTACATAATCGGG GTTCTTTGCACCTCGTGTTGTATGATTTCCATGTGCTTTGCAAACGGAGCGGGGAGTTATATATTTCAACTGATGGATAGTTTTGCTGGCAACTTTCCACTTCTCATCATTGCACTGTCAGAGTGTCTTTCTATAAGTTACATTTATGGAGTGCGAAG attTTCTGATGACATTGAAATGATGACCGGATCAAGACCCTCATTGTATTGGATGTTATGCTGGAAATATATATCACCTATTGCTATGATTTCAATTTTGGCAGCTTCATTTTTCCAGCTTATCACAAACGGCAGCAGTTATCCAGCATGGATAGGAGCTTTGGGTGCCACTGAACAAATGGAATGGCCTCATTGGTGTATTGTAGTAGCACTGTGTCTCATAATGTCGTCAATCTTATGGATTCCCTTAGTTGCAATATGTCG attGTGTGGTGTTAAAATAGTCGAAGACACCGATCCATCTTGGTTCCCAAGTGAAGAACTAAGAGAAGTCCATGGAATTGTCCCTCATGAACCTACAGATATAGaaagaagtatattttgttttaatatggaTGGAACGGAAGGAATGTGTTGTCCTAAATATGGTCTTCCTGAGAAGGCActcgaagaagaagaataa